A single region of the Hylaeus volcanicus isolate JK05 chromosome 5, UHH_iyHylVolc1.0_haploid, whole genome shotgun sequence genome encodes:
- the LOC128876711 gene encoding phospholipase A2-like, which produces MSWCRTFGTFMALSSILLFLGLGGIQHTEAVERNDVPKETYVGIVERTIKVMMKTGRKIEEGIASIKDDLRSITDLLPLGNSLRELRQNRITRNRTSVADALNPYKLRIKAIFPGTYWCGDGDISPNKQDLGLFKKTDACCKAHDSCPVSIPANASQDGLANNGIFTRSHCNCDKEFYNCLKEANTIIAADIGTTYFNVLRPQCFQNSYPIESCKRYAGRRVIDDKCVEYNYNQSRPKTMEWFDNPDFIGI; this is translated from the exons ATGTCCTGGTGTCGCACGTTTGGAACGTTTATGGCGTTATCCTCGATTCTTTTATTCCTCGGACTCGGAGGTATTCAACATACCGAAGCAGTCGAACGCAATGATGTCCCGAAAGAAACTTACGTCGGCATTGTCGAGAGAACGATCAAAGTGATGATGAAAACTGgacgaaaaatagaagaaggGATCGCGTCTATCAAAGATGACTTGAGGTCGATAACGGATCTCCTTCCCTTAGGGAATTCTCTAAGGGAATTGCGGCAGAATAGAATCACGAGAAATCGAACATCGGTCGCGGATGCCTTGAATCCGTATAAACTAAGAATTAAGGCGATATTCCCAG GAACGTATTGGTGCGGCGATGGAGACATTTCTCCCAACAAGCAAGACCTTGGCTTGTTTAAAAAAACGGATGCCTGTTGTAAGGCTCACGATTCTTGCCCAGTATCGATTCCAGCGAATGCGTCGCAAGACGGCCTTGCAAATAATGGTATTTTCACCAG ATCACACTGTAATTGCGACAAAGAATTCTATAATTGCTTGAAGGAAGCAAATACCATCATAGCTGCGGACATCGGAACAACCTACTTCAACGTCCTAAGGCCACAGTGCTTCCAGAACTCTTATCCCATCGAGAGTTGTAAACGATACGCAGG aCGGCGAGTGATAGACGACAAGTGCGTAGAGTACAATTACAACCAGTCTCGACCGAAGACAATGGAGTGGTTCGATAATCCAGATTTTATCGGGATTTGA
- the LOC128876707 gene encoding differentially expressed in FDCP 8 homolog isoform X1, which yields MVDIKNNVNDAHDCNYESRMRTDSCGTMTSTPSSSSDYMTGEADDSSDSKGHTPFSLKSVETTLSLSKTTCAEDLKEMVEKCKQMVLESAECSDERKWLVRRLIELRLRLQELRETSEKNLIETQVILGHHLVPQKYYITTSRPVYCDHCSGAIWTMLQSWYMCSDCKFCCHWKCLNSICRVCVHVVASEAGGYTYTKDICPEQGLSNQSYRCAECKARITFTLSKGLSLSCFGTSLKNTDSPWIEPRLCDYSGLYYCQRCHWNTAMVIPARVIRNWDMEPKLVSRAAAQLLSLLEDRSVLPLEELNPKLFTLIPDLSLVKRMREEMQMMKRYLVLCSEATNQGLPWKIGMRTHMIENSGNYSIKDLVDLNNGILQEEIRAVYDTMHSHITEQCQLCKARGHLCEICGNDEIIYPWNASSITCHQCGAVYHRVCWTKPNHCCPRCTRLQKRRAMQDQRTTDTDDYTTENGLTTSESLSDET from the exons ATGGTTGACATCAagaataatgttaatgatgcACACGATTGCAATTATGAGTCAAGGATGCGAACTGATAGCTGTGGAACAATGACATCAACTCCTTCTTCGTCGTCTGATTATATGACAGGGGAAGCAGATGATAGTTCAGATAGCAAAGGTCATACACCATTTAGTTTAAAATCAGTGGAAACTACACTTTCATTGTCTAAG ACAACATGTGCAGAGGATCTTAAAGAAATGGTAGAAAAATGTAAGCAAATGGTATTGGAAAGCGCGGAATGTTCAGATGAACGAAAATGGCTTGTTAGACGCTTAATTGAATTACGTTTGAGGTTGCAAGAGTTGCGAGAAActtcagaaaaaaatttaattgaaacacaAGTAATTTTAGGGCATCACTTGGTaccacaaaaatattatataaccACTTCTAGACCTGTGTATTGCGACCATTGTAGTGGAGCTATTTGGACTATGCTTCAGTCGTGGTATATGTGCAGTg attgCAAATTTTGTTGCCATTGGAAATGTTTAAACAGTATATGCAGAGTGTGCGTCCACGTAGTTGCCAGCGAAGCGGGTGGTTACACTTACACCAAAGATATTTGTCCAGAGCAAGGCTTGTCGAATCAGAGTTATCGGTGTGCTGAATGTAAAGCGCGAATAACGTTCA cTCTCTCAAAAGGATTATCTTTATCTTGTTTTGGCACTTCTCTCAAGAATACAG ATTCACCGTGGATCGAGCCACGACTTTGCGACTACAGCGGATTATATTACTGTCAAAGATGCCATTGGAACACCGCAATGGTGATTCCTGCAAGAGTAATTAGAAATTGGGACATGGAACCAAAACTCGTATCTCGCGCCGCGGCGCAACTTTTAAGTCTTCTGGAGGACCGTTCCGTTTTACCATTGGAAGAATTAAATCCAAAACTATTCACGTTAATTCCAGATCTATCTTTAGTAAAG AGGATGCGGGAAGAAATGCAGATGATGAAACGCTATTTGGTTCTGTGCTCTGAAGCAACCAATCAAGGCCTACCATGGAAAATTGGCATGCGTACTCATATGATCGAGAACTCTGGAAATTATTCCATCAAAGATCTCGTTGACCTCAACAATGGTATTCTTCAGGAAGAAATTCGTGCCGTATACGACACTATGCACTCTCACATAACAGAGCAATGCCAACTGTGCAAAGCGAG AGGACACCTGTGCGAAATATGCGGCAACGACGAAATCATTTACCCGTGGAACGCGAGTTCTATAACTTGTCATCAGTGTGGAGCTGTCTATCATCGTGTGTGTTGGACGAAACCAAATCACTGTTGTCCGCGATGCACGAGACTTCAAAAGCGACGCGCGATGCAGGATCAACGTACTACGGACACGGACGACTATACCACGGAAAACGGACTGACCACGAGTGAATCCCTGAGCGACGAAACATAA
- the LOC128876707 gene encoding differentially expressed in FDCP 8 homolog isoform X2 produces the protein MVDIKNNVNDAHDCNYESRMRTDSCGTMTSTPSSSSDYMTGEADDSSDSKGHTPFSLKSVETTLSLSKTTCAEDLKEMVEKCKQMVLESAECSDERKWLVRRLIELRLRLQELRETSEKNLIETQVILGHHLVPQKYYITTSRPVYCDHCSGAIWTMLQSWYMCSDCKFCCHWKCLNSICRVCVHVVASEAGGYTYTKDICPEQGLSNQSYRCAECKARITFNSPWIEPRLCDYSGLYYCQRCHWNTAMVIPARVIRNWDMEPKLVSRAAAQLLSLLEDRSVLPLEELNPKLFTLIPDLSLVKRMREEMQMMKRYLVLCSEATNQGLPWKIGMRTHMIENSGNYSIKDLVDLNNGILQEEIRAVYDTMHSHITEQCQLCKARGHLCEICGNDEIIYPWNASSITCHQCGAVYHRVCWTKPNHCCPRCTRLQKRRAMQDQRTTDTDDYTTENGLTTSESLSDET, from the exons ATGGTTGACATCAagaataatgttaatgatgcACACGATTGCAATTATGAGTCAAGGATGCGAACTGATAGCTGTGGAACAATGACATCAACTCCTTCTTCGTCGTCTGATTATATGACAGGGGAAGCAGATGATAGTTCAGATAGCAAAGGTCATACACCATTTAGTTTAAAATCAGTGGAAACTACACTTTCATTGTCTAAG ACAACATGTGCAGAGGATCTTAAAGAAATGGTAGAAAAATGTAAGCAAATGGTATTGGAAAGCGCGGAATGTTCAGATGAACGAAAATGGCTTGTTAGACGCTTAATTGAATTACGTTTGAGGTTGCAAGAGTTGCGAGAAActtcagaaaaaaatttaattgaaacacaAGTAATTTTAGGGCATCACTTGGTaccacaaaaatattatataaccACTTCTAGACCTGTGTATTGCGACCATTGTAGTGGAGCTATTTGGACTATGCTTCAGTCGTGGTATATGTGCAGTg attgCAAATTTTGTTGCCATTGGAAATGTTTAAACAGTATATGCAGAGTGTGCGTCCACGTAGTTGCCAGCGAAGCGGGTGGTTACACTTACACCAAAGATATTTGTCCAGAGCAAGGCTTGTCGAATCAGAGTTATCGGTGTGCTGAATGTAAAGCGCGAATAACGTTCA ATTCACCGTGGATCGAGCCACGACTTTGCGACTACAGCGGATTATATTACTGTCAAAGATGCCATTGGAACACCGCAATGGTGATTCCTGCAAGAGTAATTAGAAATTGGGACATGGAACCAAAACTCGTATCTCGCGCCGCGGCGCAACTTTTAAGTCTTCTGGAGGACCGTTCCGTTTTACCATTGGAAGAATTAAATCCAAAACTATTCACGTTAATTCCAGATCTATCTTTAGTAAAG AGGATGCGGGAAGAAATGCAGATGATGAAACGCTATTTGGTTCTGTGCTCTGAAGCAACCAATCAAGGCCTACCATGGAAAATTGGCATGCGTACTCATATGATCGAGAACTCTGGAAATTATTCCATCAAAGATCTCGTTGACCTCAACAATGGTATTCTTCAGGAAGAAATTCGTGCCGTATACGACACTATGCACTCTCACATAACAGAGCAATGCCAACTGTGCAAAGCGAG AGGACACCTGTGCGAAATATGCGGCAACGACGAAATCATTTACCCGTGGAACGCGAGTTCTATAACTTGTCATCAGTGTGGAGCTGTCTATCATCGTGTGTGTTGGACGAAACCAAATCACTGTTGTCCGCGATGCACGAGACTTCAAAAGCGACGCGCGATGCAGGATCAACGTACTACGGACACGGACGACTATACCACGGAAAACGGACTGACCACGAGTGAATCCCTGAGCGACGAAACATAA